A region from the Acyrthosiphon pisum isolate AL4f chromosome A1, pea_aphid_22Mar2018_4r6ur, whole genome shotgun sequence genome encodes:
- the LOC107882351 gene encoding uncharacterized protein LOC107882351, which produces MDLKKETTHVLIKFNKIKKCDKTTIDLIPISWTYIEDKTFYCKYPNKNEYNKIDQMSKMSSIHKVSWKSFEITLIKEARNYDQGVKYMKKAFSDTVIQSSTIEEENSSEGERYPSKLSGDELGMSLKDIPSFSKQYSTTEIHKVKGNDALMFYVPTSDSSDASEISNRQKKKLLHTKNSPSFKRLKQSTNEKKTINDASYSQSEMSTSESSDASVITNRQKKKLLQPKTSSSFKRLKANEEKTTINDADYLQTNTLAPQSAGTSISMYL; this is translated from the exons ATGGacttaaaaaaagaaacaaccCATgtcttaataaaatttaataaaataaaaaaatgtgataaaacAACCATTgacttaatacctatatcatgGACTTATATTGaagataaaacattttactgcaaATATCCTAATAAAAACGAATACAACAAAATTGACCAAATGAGCAAAATGTCATCAATTCACAAGGTGTCATGGAAAAGCTTTGAAATTACACTAATAAAAGAAGCCC gGAATTATGATCAGGGTGTCAAGTATATGAAAAAAGCATTTTCTGATACTGTCATACAGAGCAGTACCATTGAGGAAGAAAATAGTTCTGAAGGCGAAAGGTATCCATCAAAACTAAGCGGAGATGAGCTTGGAATGTCTCTAAAAGACATCCCTTCTTTTAGTAAACAATATTCTACAACTGAAATACATAAAGTCAAAG GCAATGATGCTTTAATGTTTTATGTGCCAACGTCAGATTCATCTGATGCCTCTGAAATATCCAATAGacagaaaaaaaagttattgcacACCAAAAACTCTCCTTCTTTTAAAAGATTGAAACAATcaaccaatgaaaaaaaaactataaatg atgCTAGTTATTCACAGTCTGAAATGTCAACATCAGAATCATCTGATGCCTCTGTAATCAccaatagacaaaaaaaaaagttattacagcCAAAAACCTCTTCTtcttttaaaagattaaaagCCAATGAAGAAAAAACTACcataaatg ATGCAGATTATTTACAGACCAACACGTTAGCCCCCCAATCAGCTGGTACATCtattagtatgtatttataa